From a region of the Teredinibacter turnerae genome:
- a CDS encoding glycosyltransferase family 2 protein, with protein MKISVIFTTYNSPAWLEKVLWGFHHQTDENFEIVIADDGSGEETRALVESFKSQTHRPVQHIWHEDEGFQKCKILNKAIVAAAGEYIVMTDGDCIPRRDFVAAHRAAARPGCFLSGGYFKLPMPTSRAITLDDIASGACFKKSWLVENGVRPSLKFLKLTQSPVVSSFLNALTTTKRSWNGHNASCWKADALTVNGFDERMKYGGLDCEFGGRLLNAGIKANQIRYKAICVHLDHARGYVNDEDWKRNRIIRKTSIRERLVETPAGIKQSAQ; from the coding sequence TTGAAAATCAGCGTTATTTTTACCACCTATAATTCTCCCGCGTGGCTTGAGAAAGTGCTCTGGGGTTTTCATCATCAAACGGATGAAAATTTCGAAATCGTGATCGCTGATGACGGTTCTGGTGAAGAGACGCGAGCGTTGGTGGAAAGCTTTAAGAGTCAAACGCATCGCCCAGTTCAGCATATCTGGCACGAGGATGAGGGCTTCCAGAAATGTAAAATTTTAAATAAAGCGATCGTTGCGGCGGCAGGTGAATATATTGTTATGACCGATGGCGACTGTATTCCCCGTAGAGACTTCGTCGCAGCTCATCGAGCGGCTGCTCGGCCAGGCTGTTTCCTCTCCGGTGGTTACTTTAAATTGCCAATGCCTACAAGCAGGGCGATTACACTCGATGATATCGCCAGCGGAGCCTGTTTTAAAAAGTCTTGGTTGGTTGAGAATGGGGTGAGGCCAAGCCTCAAGTTTCTAAAGCTCACCCAGTCCCCTGTGGTTTCGTCTTTTTTAAATGCGCTGACAACTACCAAACGGTCTTGGAATGGCCACAACGCTTCCTGCTGGAAAGCTGATGCGCTCACTGTAAACGGATTTGATGAGCGGATGAAATACGGCGGCTTGGATTGCGAATTCGGTGGTCGATTACTCAATGCAGGTATCAAAGCAAATCAAATTCGATATAAGGCGATTTGTGTTCACCTTGATCACGCCCGCGGCTACGTCAATGACGAAGACTGGAAGCGAAACCGTATAATTCGCAAAACATCAATCCGTGAACGTTTGGTTGAAACACCGGCGGGTATAAAGCAGTCCGCCCAGTAA
- a CDS encoding transporter substrate-binding domain-containing protein, producing MVRLLTKLFRCGRLLCTCSLLFGLEQSALGAEPVVVTYPKLDGGKAYNNRLAYFESLLALALESSDLPFVLKPYGLPMSNADRNRQNLQQRVYDVAWIHTTPALEGSLTAVKIPLMKGLIGWRLMFVRAEDVAAFQQVESVEDLRNLVAGQGYDYPDNSILTAAGLELRTGLHRDNVVQMLLKNRVDYFPRSITEIYDEWSLLGEPGLAIEQHLVLRYPSAFYFFVRRGDEQLATALTKGLRTAHENGSFDALFMKHFGEYIRHSNLERRKVISIPYPRLDERVEQDKDGYWYKLKDKRAAPVAHR from the coding sequence TTGGTCAGATTACTCACAAAACTTTTCCGGTGTGGCCGGTTGTTGTGTACCTGTAGTTTGCTATTTGGTTTGGAGCAAAGTGCGCTTGGTGCCGAACCTGTAGTGGTCACTTATCCTAAGCTCGACGGCGGCAAAGCCTATAACAATCGCCTGGCTTACTTCGAAAGTCTGCTGGCGCTCGCTTTAGAATCGAGCGACCTGCCTTTTGTGCTTAAGCCTTATGGACTGCCAATGTCCAATGCTGACCGGAATCGTCAAAACCTACAGCAGCGCGTTTACGATGTCGCGTGGATTCATACGACGCCAGCGCTTGAAGGGTCGCTTACTGCGGTAAAGATCCCACTAATGAAAGGGTTGATTGGTTGGCGACTTATGTTTGTTCGCGCGGAAGATGTAGCCGCTTTTCAGCAAGTTGAGTCAGTTGAAGATCTTCGTAATCTTGTCGCAGGGCAGGGGTACGATTATCCCGATAACTCTATTTTAACGGCTGCGGGGTTGGAGCTGCGCACCGGTTTGCATCGCGATAATGTAGTGCAGATGCTGTTGAAAAACCGGGTGGATTATTTCCCCAGATCCATCACCGAAATATACGATGAATGGTCTCTGCTTGGTGAGCCAGGCTTAGCGATAGAGCAGCACTTGGTGTTGCGATACCCCTCTGCGTTTTATTTTTTTGTGAGAAGAGGGGACGAACAGCTCGCCACTGCCTTGACGAAAGGGTTGCGCACTGCACATGAGAACGGCTCGTTCGACGCGCTTTTTATGAAGCATTTTGGCGAATATATTCGCCATTCAAACCTCGAGCGACGCAAGGTTATCAGTATTCCTTACCCGCGGCTGGATGAGCGAGTCGAGCAGGATAAGGACGGGTATTGGTATAAGTTGAAAGACAAGAGGGCGGCGCCGGTCGCGCATCGATAA
- the tyrS gene encoding tyrosine--tRNA ligase yields the protein MTAASNELLEDLQARGLVAQMTGDDALHAWLEQPRTLYCGFDPTADSLHIGSLVPLLTLKRFQMAGHKPLALVGGATGLIGDPSFKAQERKLNTPDIVAGWVAKLRSQVSQFIAFDCGENAAEVVNNLDWIGQINVLDFLRDVGKHFSINNMVQKESVKQRLDREGEGISFTEFTYMILQSYDFAELFKQYDCTLQIGGSDQWGNITGGTDLTRRLHGGQVFGLTLPLVTKSDGTKFGKTETGTIWLDPAKTSPYAFYQFWLNTADADVYKFLRYFTFLAVAEIDAIEAADKAAEGRPQAQRILAEEVTRLVHGAEGLAAAQRITQAMFSGDLADLSETDLEQLALDGLPSGDLPADYAEKPLTSILAECGMVKAAREAKDALGRKAVFINGTAYGAEDNMNASACFAVERALYGRFYLVKLGKKKNFLFAR from the coding sequence ATGACAGCGGCAAGCAACGAACTCCTGGAAGATTTACAGGCCCGCGGCCTGGTGGCGCAGATGACTGGCGATGATGCCCTTCACGCCTGGCTGGAGCAGCCGCGAACGCTGTATTGTGGATTCGACCCAACCGCAGACAGTTTGCACATTGGCAGCCTGGTCCCTTTGCTCACGCTTAAACGATTCCAAATGGCAGGCCACAAGCCACTGGCGCTGGTGGGCGGTGCAACGGGGCTGATAGGTGACCCGAGTTTTAAAGCGCAAGAGCGTAAATTGAATACACCGGATATCGTCGCCGGCTGGGTCGCTAAATTGCGCAGCCAGGTTTCGCAGTTTATCGCGTTCGACTGTGGCGAAAACGCCGCGGAAGTCGTCAACAACCTCGATTGGATTGGCCAAATAAACGTGTTGGACTTTTTGCGCGATGTCGGTAAGCACTTTTCAATTAATAACATGGTGCAGAAGGAATCGGTCAAGCAGCGCCTTGACCGTGAAGGAGAGGGTATCTCCTTCACGGAGTTTACCTATATGATTCTGCAATCATACGATTTTGCCGAGCTGTTCAAGCAATACGATTGCACTCTTCAGATTGGCGGTTCTGATCAGTGGGGCAATATTACAGGTGGTACTGATCTCACTCGCAGGCTGCACGGTGGGCAGGTATTTGGTCTCACGCTACCGCTGGTGACCAAATCCGATGGTACCAAGTTTGGTAAAACTGAAACCGGCACAATCTGGCTGGACCCAGCGAAAACCTCGCCATATGCGTTTTATCAGTTTTGGCTGAATACCGCCGACGCTGATGTCTACAAATTTTTGCGGTATTTCACTTTTCTTGCCGTTGCGGAGATTGACGCCATTGAGGCTGCTGATAAAGCCGCTGAAGGTCGCCCACAAGCACAGCGTATTTTGGCGGAAGAAGTGACTCGACTGGTTCACGGAGCTGAGGGGCTCGCCGCTGCGCAACGTATTACTCAAGCGATGTTTAGTGGTGATTTGGCTGATTTGAGTGAGACGGATCTTGAGCAGTTGGCGCTCGATGGGTTGCCATCGGGTGACCTCCCAGCGGATTACGCAGAGAAGCCACTAACCTCGATACTAGCCGAGTGCGGGATGGTAAAAGCTGCGCGGGAGGCGAAAGATGCCCTTGGGCGCAAGGCCGTGTTTATAAACGGTACAGCGTATGGGGCAGAGGACAACATGAACGCGAGCGCCTGCTTTGCTGTGGAGCGAGCCTTATACGGACGTTTTTACCTGGTTAAACTCGGCAAAAAGAAAAACTTCCTTTTCGCCCGCTAG
- a CDS encoding GGDEF domain-containing protein, translated as MPSSPSQIRLRWIYIAFLLSLLAILAHGLIPHRKLQLVPSADIASLYSDEQSGGNTRAEWIDRDGYHFRCTYIEEAASSKYCGMNIAQGDGLKQGVDFSHFKYIALNLEYTGNAPILRVYFRHYGENYSTRSDSQRTAKYNRSLIPIEHLHDTLTLNIRQFTVADWWIARYGATQELLQPEFTNIINLGIDTPANTPVGVHEFRVVSMEAHGEWISREHWYLFIGCFWFVALLLVSFQKYVTLRRQVSDSAQKLNEAITKARKLEAESAKYRELSQIDQLTQTLNRRGLMQTIDRYDHAKNWFSTAVILLDVDHFKQINDNYGHNSGDKVLAQIGRILRENVRTQDDVGRWGGEEFILICPKTTAAGATAIAEKIRAIIDYKTFSIENDFRVSVSVGISIGHRSEHFEDVYHRADHALYEAKNSGRNCVVVAAEDAALV; from the coding sequence ATGCCTAGCTCCCCCTCCCAGATTAGGCTGCGCTGGATCTATATAGCGTTTTTATTGTCCCTCCTGGCGATTCTCGCGCACGGGCTGATCCCTCATCGCAAACTTCAGCTTGTTCCCAGCGCAGACATTGCAAGTCTCTATTCTGACGAGCAAAGTGGCGGCAACACCCGAGCCGAGTGGATCGACCGGGATGGCTACCACTTCCGCTGCACCTACATTGAAGAGGCCGCTTCCTCAAAATATTGCGGAATGAACATCGCGCAAGGCGACGGTTTAAAGCAAGGCGTAGATTTTAGTCACTTCAAATATATCGCACTCAACCTGGAGTACACCGGTAACGCACCGATTTTACGCGTCTACTTTCGTCACTATGGCGAGAACTACTCGACCCGCTCTGACAGTCAGCGGACGGCGAAATACAACCGCAGCCTGATTCCCATCGAGCACCTGCATGACACGCTCACCCTAAACATTCGCCAATTTACAGTAGCCGATTGGTGGATAGCCCGTTATGGCGCAACACAGGAACTCCTGCAGCCAGAATTCACTAACATTATTAACCTCGGTATCGACACTCCCGCCAACACACCCGTGGGAGTGCATGAATTTCGCGTAGTGTCCATGGAAGCACATGGGGAATGGATATCCAGAGAGCACTGGTATCTGTTTATCGGCTGCTTCTGGTTTGTTGCGCTGTTGTTGGTGTCGTTTCAGAAATACGTCACACTGAGACGCCAGGTGAGCGATAGCGCGCAAAAATTAAACGAAGCGATCACGAAAGCGCGCAAGCTAGAAGCTGAATCAGCCAAATACCGTGAACTGTCACAAATTGATCAGCTTACTCAAACCTTGAATCGGCGCGGCCTGATGCAAACCATCGACCGTTACGACCATGCAAAAAACTGGTTCTCTACCGCCGTGATCCTTCTTGATGTCGACCACTTCAAACAGATTAATGATAACTATGGCCACAACTCCGGCGACAAAGTGCTCGCGCAGATTGGCCGGATCCTAAGGGAAAATGTACGTACACAGGATGACGTCGGGCGCTGGGGTGGCGAAGAATTTATTCTTATATGCCCCAAAACGACGGCGGCAGGCGCTACCGCCATCGCAGAAAAAATTCGTGCGATTATTGACTATAAAACCTTTTCTATCGAGAACGATTTTCGCGTGTCTGTCAGCGTGGGCATCAGCATCGGTCATCGCAGCGAACACTTCGAAGACGTGTACCACCGCGCCGACCACGCTCTCTACGAAGCTAAAAACAGCGGCCGCAACTGTGTGGTTGTAGCCGCCGAGGATGCCGCTCTCGTCTAG